Proteins encoded by one window of Ovis canadensis isolate MfBH-ARS-UI-01 breed Bighorn chromosome 14, ARS-UI_OviCan_v2, whole genome shotgun sequence:
- the LOC138419257 gene encoding cationic amino acid transporter 3-like: protein MSRMVRQYVHQFGQKLVHRRGADTIKESDGLKIQLSATELVFLGVGRNLGAGLYIVFGAVAKYVAEPAIVVCFLVAGLSSLLSRLCYVEFDARVPRSSSAYVCSYVTMGQLWAFVVGWNIILLFLIATACTARAWRYAFDSLTGDNVSQALEGTFPLRVPYLLATYADFFALGLVLLLAVLLALGVPESAWVYRVFTVINLLVLSFIIVSGFINGDLHNWKLTEQDYALAAAVFSYSLGPPGAGGFVPFDFEGVLRGAATCFYAFVGFAAIAARGRRDLKPQRSISLISLLMCFLAYFAVSAVPTLMVPYYKIHHHSPLPEAFLHVGWGPARYVVAVGVLCALTSSLLGDMFPMSRLIRAMAEDGLLFRGLARVCGHRKIPVVAIMSSGSLAGIMALLFEFSHIANLMAAASLLAYSMVSFSVLVLRYQPDQNLSKSEKTEEETETELVPVGSPLDSVAEAGTSNILKSLWFPTSTTPTQKSAQIVYGCAFLLVLLLSILSLVLAQWPRRVFSGDPVLTTVAVLLLLLVTGVTAIIWRQPQSPRPLTFRVPALPVLPLVSIFVNVYLMMQMSTWTWTLFGIWNAIGFAIYFGYGIRHSLEENNEP from the exons ATGTCTAGGATGGTGCGTCAGTATGTTCACCAGTTTGGTCAGAAGCTGGTCCACAGGCGAGGGGCAGACACCATAAAGGAGTCTGACGGTCTCAAGATTCAGCTGAGCGCCACAGAGCTGGTGTTCTTGGGTGTGGGCAGGAACCTGGGAGCCGGCCTGTATATCGTGTTTGGTGCAGTGGCCAAGTACGTAGCTGAACCAGCGATTGTCGTCTGCTTCTTGGTGGCCGGCCTGTCTTCTCTGCTGTCGAGGCTCTGCTATGTGGAGTTTGATGCACGGGTACCACGCTCCTCTTCTGCGTATGTCTGCAGCTACGTCACGATGGGACAGCTCTGGGCCTTCGTTGTTGGCTGGAACATCatactgttatttttaattg CCACTGCGTGTACAGCCCGCGCCTGGAGGTACGCCTTTGACAGCCTCACTGGGGACAACGTCTCCCAGGCATTGGAGGGAACTTTCCCTCTGCGTGTGCCCTACTTACTGGCCACATATGCAGACTTTTTCGCATTGGGCCTGGTGCTGCTGCTTGCGG TACTACTCGCTCTGGGAGTTCCTGAGTCAGCCTGGGTTTACAGAGTGTTCACAGTCATCAACCTTTTGGTTCTCAGCTTCATCATCGTCTCTGGCTTCATTAATGGAGACCTGCACAACTGGAAGCTCACAGAACAGGACTACGCATTGGCCGCAGCTGTATTCTCATATAG CTTGGGCCCTCCAGGTGCTGGAGGGTTTGTGCCTTTTGACTTTGAGGGGGTTCTCCGAGGAGCAGCTACGTGTTTCTACGCATTTGTTGGTTTTGCTGCCATTGCTGCTAGAG GCAGAAGAGACCTAAAGCCTCAGCGATCCATCTCCCTGATCTCACTCCTCATGTGCTTTTTGGCGTATTTTGCTGTCTCAGCAGTGCCCACCCTCATGGTGCCCTACTACAAGATTCATCACCACAGCCCCTTGCCCGAGGCTTTTCTCCATGTTGGCTGGGGCCCTGCCAGATATGTGGTGGCTGTTGGCGTCCTCTGTGCTCTTACATCCAG CCTCCTGGGTGACATGTTCCCCATGTCTCGGTTAATCCGTGCAATGGCAGAGGACGGGCTCCTTTTCCGGGGACTTGCCCGGGTCTGTGGTCACAGAAAAATCCCCGTCGTGGCCATCATGTCTTCTGGAAGCCTTGCAG GGATCATGGCACTACTCTTTGAGTTCAGCCACATTGCAAACCTCATGGCAGCTGCGTCCCTGCTTGCTTACTCCATGGTGTCCTTCTCGGTCCTTGTTCTCAG GTACCAGCCAGATCAGAATTTAAGTAAGAGTGAGAAAACGGAAGAAGAAACTGAGACGGAGCTTGTACCTGTAGGAAGTCCTTTGGACTCTGTAGCGGAAGCAGGAACCTCAAACATTCTAAAGAGCCTGTGGTTCCCTACCAGCACCACCCCCACCCAGAAATCTGCCCAGATTGTCTATGGATGTGCCTTCCTGCTTG TTCTCCTGCTGAGCATCCTGAGCCTGGTCTTGGCCCAGTGGCCCAGACGTGTGTTCTCTGGAGACCCCGTGCTCACAACAgtggctgtgctgctgctgctgctcgtcACTGGGGTGACGGCCATCATCTGGAGGCAGCCCCAGAGCCCCAGACCTCTTACATTCAGG GTCCCTGCTCTGCCTGTCCTCCCACTGGTCAGCATCTTTGTGAACGTTTATCTGATGATGCAGATGAGCACTTGGACCTGGACCCTCTTTGGCATCTGGAATGCCATTG GATTTGCCATATACTTTGGATATGGGATCCGACACAGCTTGGAGGAGAACAATGAGCCATAG